One Pseudochaenichthys georgianus chromosome 7, fPseGeo1.2, whole genome shotgun sequence DNA segment encodes these proteins:
- the lrrc47 gene encoding leucine-rich repeat-containing protein 47, giving the protein MDDIEQWPEIEKVALEKRRELVFQGAAFDERIASNGGLCSAIYTLKLLNYLEVSQCPSLTEIHEDIQHLTSLQSLILCRNKLASFPSVVGQLKSLKVLDISANNLTVLPEGITQLKELNTLNVSCNSLEVLPEGLSKCTRLSTINISKNKITAFPADFYSEKLDLLSMLVAYDNSIEQLSGDVHKLAALKMLDLSNNKLKEIPPELSDCAKLKEINFKGNKLSDKRLEKMVNGCQTKSILEYLRGKGKGRQGEEGADAEGGRKADKGKRQQRKKKDKGAEDEVEELNKMVVKVLHVSDTPEALTVTVSSEVKDVRPYLVCCIVRGMNLQSGNALKRFLVAQTKLHDDLCGKRTIATIATHDVQLIKAPLVYDVKPPTQLKVVSLGRKEMTAVELIRQLQLEADELRKQKKRQNVTGLHKYLQLLKGKEMYPCLVDAEGHVISFPPITNSEKTKIKKTTKELFLEVTSAASLQTCKDVMDALIVKMAELNKFTAEHQEEAGSDGEGDGPQEPAGSSETSSELIVQQVRTVDQDGSLKVVYPSKTDLCSAISNLTIVW; this is encoded by the exons ATGGATGACATCGAGCAATGGCCAGAAATAGAGAAAGTAGCGTTAGAGAAGAGACGTGAACTGGTTTTCCAGGGTGCAGCTTTCGATGAAAGGATTGCCTCAAACGGGGGGCTCTGCTCAGCTATCTACACCCTCAAACTGCTGAACTATCTGGAAGTTAGCCAGTGCCCGAGTTTGACAGAGATCCACGAGGACATCCAACATCTGACCAGCCTGCAGAGCCTCATCTTGTGCAGGAACAAGCTCGCCTCCTTCCCGAGTGTGGTCGGTCAGCTCAAGTCCCTGAAGGTCCTGGATATTTCAGCGAACAACCTGACTGTTTTACCCGAGGGGATCACTCAGTTGAAGGAGCTCAACACCCTCAATGTGAGCTGCAACAGCCTGGAGGTCCTGCCAGAGGGACTGAGCAAGTGCACCAGGCTCTCCACCATCAACATCTCCAAGAACAAGATCACTGCTTTCCCTGCTGATTTCTACTCTGAGAAACTGGACCTCCTCAGCATGCTGGTCGCCTATGACAACTCCATTGAACAGCTGAGTGGAGATGTTCACAAGCTAGCTGCTCTAAAG ATGCTGGACCTCTCTAACAACAAGCTAAAGGAGATCCCACCCGAATTGAGCGACTGTGCCAAGCTTAAGGAGATCAACTTCAAAGGCAACAAGTTGAGTGACAAACGTCTGGAGAAGATGGTCAACGGCTGCCAGACCAAGTCCATTCTGGAGTACCTCAGAGGAAAAGGAAAGGGAAGACAGGGAGAGGAAGGAGCTGACGCGGAAGGGGGTCGCAAGGCGGACAAAGGTAAAcgccagcagaggaagaagaaggataAGGGGGCAGAGGATGAGGTGGAGGAACTGAACAAGATGGTGGTGAAGGTTCTCCACGTTTCGGACACTCCTGAAGCACTCACGGTGACAGTGAGTTCAGAGGTGAAAGATGTCCGACCGTACTTGGTGTGCTGCATTGTCAGGGGCATGAACCTCCAATCTGGGAACGCTCTTAAACGATTCCTCGTTGCTCAG ACAAAGCTTCATGATGACTTATGTGGTAAAAGGACCATCGCGACCATTGCAACTCATGATGTGCAGCTTATTAAAGCTCCTCTGGTGTATGATGTCAAACCTCCTACACAGCTGAAG GTTGTTTCGCTGGGTCGGAAGGAGATGACGGCTGTGGAGCTGATAAGACAGCTTCAGCTGGAGGCTGACGAGCTGAGGAAGCAGAAGAAGAGGCAGAACGTCACCGGCCTGCACAA ATACCTTCAGCTTCTGAAGGGAAAAGAAATGTATCCCTGCTTAGTGGATGCAGAAGGACATGTGATCTCTTTCCCACCTATAACTAACagtgagaaaaccaag ATCAAGAAGACAACCAAGGAGTTGTTCTTGGAGGTGACAAGTGCAGCCAGCCTGCAGACCTGTAAAGATGTTATGGATGCTCTGATTGTG AAAATGGCGGAGTTGAACAAGTTCACGGCGGAGCATCAGGAGGAGGCGGGGTCAGACGGGGAAGGGGACGGCCCACAAGAGCCGGCAGGCAGCAGCGAGACCTCCAGCGAACTGATCGTCCAGCAGGTCCGCACGGTGGACCAGGACGGGAGCCTCAAGGTCGTCTACCCGTCCAAAACTGACCTCTGCAGCGCCATCAGCAACCTGACTATCGTTTGGTAG